The window AAGGACGAGGGCGTGTCCCTCTATATACTCGTCAGCCAGTCGGGCTTCACGTATTTGTGGCCAAGATCGCGGGCGACCGGCTCATAGGTGACATGGCCTTCGGCCACGTTCAGCCCGCGCGCCAGATGCGGATCGTCATTCATCGCCTTCTTCGCGCCCTTGTTGGCGATGGCCAGCGTGAAGGGCAGGGTGGCGTTGGTGAGCGCGATCGTTGAGGTGCGCGCTACCGCGCCCGGCATGTTCGCGACGCAGTAATGGACCACGCCATCGACGATGAAGGTCGGGCTCTGGTGGGTGGTGGGCTTGGAGGTCTCAAAGCAGCCGCCCTGATCAATCGCAATATCGACCAGCACCGCGCCATCCTTCATTTTCTTCAGCATTTCGCGGGTGACGAGCTTGGGCGCCGCCGCGCCGGGGATCAGCACCGCGCCGATCACCAGGTCTGCGCCGATAATGGCTTCCTCAACGGCAGCCGCCGTGGAGAAGGCCGTCTTTGCGCGGCCCTGGAACTGGGTGTCGAGCTCAGCCAGGCGTTTTATGGAGCGGTCGAAGATTGTCACGTCCGCACGCATGCCGACGGCCATTTCGGCTGCGTGGGTGCCCGATACGCCGCCGCCGAGAATGACGACTTTCGCAGGCTGCACGCCCGGCACACCGCCCAGCAGCATGCCGCGCCCGCCATGGGATTTTTCCAGCGCCGTTGCGCCGACCTGGATCGACATGCGCCCCGCCACTTCCGACATGGGTTTCAGCAGCGGCAGACGGCCTTCATTGTCGGTCACCGTCTCGTAGGCGATGGCGATGCAGCCGGAGTCCATCAGGCCCTTGGT is drawn from Glycocaulis alkaliphilus and contains these coding sequences:
- the ald gene encoding alanine dehydrogenase, with translation MRVGVPREIKVHEYRVGLTPAGAAELVQAGHEVFVETKAGDGVGFADSAYEAVGAKILPDAAAVFKTAELIVKVKEPQPIEYARLTPDHTLFTYLHLAPDPEQTKGLMDSGCIAIAYETVTDNEGRLPLLKPMSEVAGRMSIQVGATALEKSHGGRGMLLGGVPGVQPAKVVILGGGVSGTHAAEMAVGMRADVTIFDRSIKRLAELDTQFQGRAKTAFSTAAAVEEAIIGADLVIGAVLIPGAAAPKLVTREMLKKMKDGAVLVDIAIDQGGCFETSKPTTHQSPTFIVDGVVHYCVANMPGAVARTSTIALTNATLPFTLAIANKGAKKAMNDDPHLARGLNVAEGHVTYEPVARDLGHKYVKPDWLTSI